In a genomic window of Prochlorococcus marinus subsp. marinus str. CCMP1375:
- a CDS encoding TIGR02450 family Trp-rich protein, producing the protein MRWPPNKAWTSSTSIDGYRHFEVIDYGGKGEERWVTLVAILDKNIKFNVNWTDLKTYAKWTVGWVQLPKDE; encoded by the coding sequence ATGAGGTGGCCCCCAAACAAAGCATGGACTTCTAGTACGTCAATAGATGGCTACCGTCATTTTGAAGTTATAGATTACGGAGGAAAAGGCGAGGAGCGTTGGGTAACATTGGTTGCAATACTAGACAAAAATATAAAGTTTAACGTTAATTGGACTGATTTGAAAACATATGCAAAGTGGACTGTTGGCTGGGTTCAGCTTCCAAAAGATGAATAA
- a CDS encoding class I SAM-dependent methyltransferase: MEHLPVPCPDWMAAHISDRGGVISFFDFMDLALNDMKNGSYATGKLRIGPKGDFVTSPSLGPEFCDLLASQVVDWVEALLHTDVTSEVISIIDIGPGEGDLLFHLIEALQKKSPSLFKKIKLILIEINEGMKDRQKRRLAPFKDIPICWMSMKELSDVPVKGIMIAHEILDALPVDRVVSNNNKLFMQGVKLSTLNNKHYIEFTNLPLSDSIKNSIIDISNKIDISIPPQNSEEGWSTEWHSCLNNWFKETSLCLTEGPLLIIDYALEANRYYSKSRSEGTIISYSSQVSNSNILEKIGTTDITSHLCLEIIYLLAIKNNWNFVGERKQGLSLLALGLADKLNDLKQIPNSKLGEALTKRENLLRLIDPSCLGDFRWILFNKSSSANSDILQSRFLKEPND, encoded by the coding sequence ATGGAACACTTGCCTGTACCTTGTCCTGATTGGATGGCCGCTCATATTTCTGATAGAGGAGGTGTCATAAGCTTCTTTGATTTTATGGACTTGGCTCTAAATGATATGAAAAACGGATCTTATGCAACTGGAAAACTAAGGATTGGGCCTAAAGGTGACTTCGTTACATCACCTTCTTTAGGGCCTGAGTTTTGTGATTTATTAGCATCACAGGTTGTGGATTGGGTAGAAGCACTTTTGCATACAGATGTAACTAGTGAAGTAATTTCAATAATAGATATTGGACCTGGTGAAGGAGACTTGCTTTTCCATTTGATCGAAGCTTTACAAAAAAAATCACCTTCCCTTTTTAAAAAAATCAAATTAATTCTAATCGAAATTAATGAGGGTATGAAAGATCGTCAGAAAAGGAGGTTGGCCCCATTTAAAGATATTCCTATTTGTTGGATGTCAATGAAAGAACTATCAGATGTTCCTGTTAAGGGAATTATGATTGCTCATGAAATATTAGACGCTTTGCCAGTCGATAGAGTTGTTTCAAATAACAATAAACTTTTTATGCAAGGCGTTAAACTGAGCACTTTAAATAATAAACATTACATTGAATTTACTAACCTCCCTTTATCAGATTCAATTAAAAATTCAATAATTGATATAAGTAATAAAATTGATATTTCTATCCCCCCTCAAAATTCTGAAGAAGGTTGGTCTACAGAATGGCATTCTTGTTTAAATAATTGGTTCAAGGAAACTTCTTTATGTTTAACAGAAGGTCCCCTATTAATTATTGATTATGCGCTTGAAGCTAATAGGTATTATTCAAAATCACGATCGGAAGGAACTATAATTTCTTATTCTTCTCAAGTTTCAAATTCCAACATCCTGGAAAAAATTGGAACTACTGATATTACTTCTCACTTATGTCTAGAAATAATTTATTTATTAGCGATAAAAAATAACTGGAATTTTGTAGGTGAAAGAAAGCAAGGCCTTTCACTTTTAGCTTTAGGTCTTGCTGATAAACTAAATGATCTAAAACAAATACCAAATAGTAAGCTTGGAGAAGCTTTAACGAAGAGAGAAAATCTTTTAAGATTAATAGATCCATCCTGTTTGGGTGATTTTCGTTGGATATTATTTAATAAATCATCTTCTGCTAATTCAGATATCTTGCAATCTAGATTTCTTAAAGAACCTAATGATTAG
- a CDS encoding 5-(carboxyamino)imidazole ribonucleotide synthase produces the protein MENNDHQNFCIGVVGGGQLAQMLAKAGKKLGVDLIVQTRSENDPAVQNANGLVLSDTNDINGTRQLAQKTSCITFENEWVDIEGLSLLEDSGVTFIPKLSAMSPLINKLSQRKLLKKLNIPGPEWLSLSSFKISDLKLEANWKFPLMAKSSFGGYDGKGTMVINDFSDLKTLLQQVNPKQWFLEKWINYDKELSLVVSRDLFGEVRTFPLVETFQTNQICNWVLAPADVIHPVIAMANNIAISLVRELNYTGVLAIEFFYGNDGLLVNEIAPRTHNSAHLSIEACASSQFEHQIAIAARKPVKSTELIAPGAIMVNLLGFKDSENIVERRLQLLKKINGVNLHWYNKENNIPGRKLGHVTKLLSSIDIKQRRNEALQVLNQIRSIWPMT, from the coding sequence TTGGAAAATAACGACCATCAGAATTTCTGTATAGGAGTGGTTGGTGGAGGCCAACTTGCTCAAATGTTAGCTAAGGCAGGAAAGAAGCTGGGAGTCGATTTGATTGTCCAGACAAGGTCTGAAAACGACCCTGCTGTTCAGAATGCAAATGGACTTGTTTTGTCAGATACAAACGATATTAACGGAACTAGGCAACTGGCTCAGAAAACTAGCTGCATAACTTTTGAGAATGAATGGGTAGATATAGAAGGCTTGTCTCTCTTAGAGGATTCTGGTGTCACCTTTATTCCAAAACTTTCAGCGATGTCACCCCTTATAAATAAGCTGTCTCAACGCAAACTTTTAAAGAAATTGAATATTCCCGGTCCAGAATGGCTGTCTTTATCCTCTTTCAAAATTAGTGATCTAAAACTAGAAGCTAATTGGAAATTTCCTCTTATGGCAAAATCTTCTTTTGGAGGTTATGACGGAAAAGGAACAATGGTTATAAACGACTTTAGTGATCTAAAAACTCTTCTTCAGCAAGTTAACCCAAAGCAATGGTTTTTAGAGAAATGGATTAACTATGATAAGGAGTTGTCATTGGTTGTTTCAAGAGATTTATTTGGAGAAGTTAGAACATTTCCTTTGGTTGAAACATTTCAAACCAATCAAATTTGTAATTGGGTTTTAGCGCCTGCAGATGTTATTCACCCAGTCATTGCTATGGCTAACAATATTGCAATTTCATTAGTTCGAGAATTAAATTATACGGGAGTATTAGCTATTGAATTCTTCTATGGCAATGATGGTTTGCTTGTCAATGAAATAGCTCCAAGGACTCATAACTCAGCTCATTTATCCATAGAAGCATGCGCGAGTAGCCAGTTTGAGCATCAAATAGCTATAGCAGCAAGGAAGCCAGTAAAATCTACTGAATTAATTGCTCCAGGGGCAATAATGGTTAATCTATTAGGTTTTAAGGATTCAGAAAACATAGTTGAAAGACGATTGCAATTACTCAAGAAAATTAACGGGGTTAATCTTCATTGGTACAACAAAGAAAATAATATTCCTGGTAGAAAATTAGGACATGTGACCAAGTTGTTAAGCTCTATTGATATAAAGCAGCGAAGGAATGAAGCATTGCAAGTGCTTAATCAAATACGATCTATTTGGCCAATGACGTAG
- a CDS encoding DUF4278 domain-containing protein, with protein MSLTYRGQKYTQHKAVVEKKHVLLTYRGKRYSI; from the coding sequence ATGTCACTAACCTACAGAGGTCAAAAGTACACTCAACACAAAGCAGTAGTTGAAAAGAAGCATGTGCTCCTTACTTATAGAGGTAAAAGGTATTCAATCTGA
- the aroB gene encoding 3-dehydroquinate synthase: MNQDNCRIKVNLKNNPYEVVVGSEILYTIGEELLRINIRTGEKILIVTNPDVSKPYSRRFITSLKEAGYDANLLILEAGENKKNYESIALIHNAAYEHQLDRGSLIIALGGGVIGDMAGFAAATWLRGIDFVQVPTTLLAMVDASVGGKTGVNHPKGKNLIGAFHQPKLVLIDINTLKTLPQREFRSGMAEIIKYGVIKDLELFNKLENEEDLSNIYSIKECVLLELIKISVSIKARIVEKDEKESGLRAILNYGHTFGHVIETLCGYGHWLHGEAVSMGMVLIGQLALRKNLWNVDDALRQEKLLTKAGLPISWPKINNEDVLRTLKGDKKVDKGNIRLIVPLGIGMVEILNDVSENEIKSLLESI; this comes from the coding sequence GTGAACCAAGACAACTGCCGCATTAAAGTCAACTTAAAAAACAATCCATATGAGGTTGTAGTAGGTTCGGAAATCTTGTATACAATTGGAGAAGAACTACTTCGAATAAATATAAGAACAGGCGAGAAAATTCTCATAGTTACAAACCCTGATGTATCAAAACCTTATAGTAGAAGATTTATAACAAGCCTTAAAGAAGCTGGTTATGATGCCAATCTTTTAATATTAGAAGCGGGTGAAAATAAAAAAAATTATGAAAGCATAGCTCTTATACACAATGCTGCTTATGAGCATCAACTTGACAGAGGTTCACTGATTATTGCATTGGGGGGTGGTGTGATCGGAGATATGGCAGGTTTTGCAGCAGCTACATGGCTAAGAGGTATTGATTTTGTACAAGTACCAACAACATTGCTTGCAATGGTAGATGCTTCAGTCGGAGGCAAAACTGGGGTGAATCATCCAAAGGGTAAAAACTTGATAGGAGCTTTCCACCAACCTAAATTAGTCTTAATTGATATTAATACTCTAAAAACACTTCCTCAAAGGGAATTCCGTTCAGGAATGGCTGAAATAATTAAATATGGTGTAATAAAAGACCTTGAATTATTTAATAAACTAGAGAATGAAGAAGATCTAAGTAATATATATTCAATAAAAGAATGTGTATTATTAGAACTAATAAAAATATCAGTATCAATCAAAGCTAGGATTGTAGAAAAAGACGAAAAAGAATCTGGATTGAGAGCAATACTTAATTATGGACATACTTTTGGTCATGTTATAGAAACACTTTGTGGTTATGGGCATTGGTTACACGGAGAAGCTGTGTCAATGGGAATGGTTTTAATTGGTCAATTAGCACTAAGAAAGAATTTGTGGAATGTGGATGATGCGCTTAGGCAAGAAAAGTTACTAACTAAAGCAGGTCTGCCAATAAGCTGGCCTAAAATAAACAATGAAGACGTATTAAGAACATTGAAAGGAGATAAGAAGGTAGATAAAGGTAATATTAGATTAATAGTTCCTTTAGGAATAGGGATGGTTGAAATTTTAAATGATGTTAGCGAAAATGAAATTAAATCTCTTTTGGAAAGTATTTAA